One part of the Aspergillus luchuensis IFO 4308 DNA, chromosome 5, nearly complete sequence genome encodes these proteins:
- a CDS encoding uncharacterized protein (COG:S;~EggNog:ENOG410PVR9;~InterPro:IPR010354,IPR036188;~go_function: GO:0050151 - oleate hydratase activity [Evidence IEA];~go_function: GO:0071949 - FAD binding [Evidence IEA];~go_process: GO:0006631 - fatty acid metabolic process [Evidence IEA]), with product MAVRQQQLRIPQHQRAHAWILGSSIASLASAVHLIQEASIPASQVHVVESRTSARDGLPTIGNATIGYDYRVACLPIFCDGCTEDLLSIIPLISGPGKTLLDNLRCTPREIAPTRVLIKRGHEEQVCNARGVRTGWKVRIKLALFLQHSEEALGRKTIRDCLGNGFFKSAFWAVWASTLLSFADACAVSFMKSFSPLPTPLH from the exons ATGGCCGTCAGACAGCAACAACTTCGCATACCCCAGCATCAGCGGGCACATGCGTGGATACTCGGCAGCAGTATAGCCTCGTTGGCATCTGCAGTACATTTGATCCAGGAGGCAAGTATACCTGCATCGCAGGTTCATGTCGTGGAGTCTCGCACATCTGCCAGGGATGGTCTGCCTACTATTGGCAACGCTACGATTGGTTACGACTACCGAGTTGCATGTCTCCCTATATTTTGCGATGGCTGTACGGAGGACTTGCTGTCCATTATTCCTTTGATTTCCGGACCAGGCAAGACTCTTCTGGACAATTTGAGATGCACTCCAAGGGAGATTGCTCCGACACGTGTTTTGATCAAACGTGGACACGAAGAACAGGTATGCAATGCAAGGGGAGTACGAACGGGTTGGAAAGTCCGGATCAAATTGGCCCTTTTTCTGCAGCATTCCGAGGAGGCATTGGGCCGAAAGACGATCCGGGACTGTTTGGGCAATGGGTTCTTCAAGAGTGCATTTTGGGCTGTCTGGGCTTCTA CGCTGTTGAGTTTCGCCGATGCTTGCGCAGTTTCTTTCATGAAATCCTTCAGTCCTCTACCGACCCCGTTGCACTAA
- a CDS encoding uncharacterized protein (COG:S;~EggNog:ENOG410PKSA), with protein MRLRKGTRSRAETEEGWNRATTRSADFQADGELRLHWTAIDQVLAFALQALAVEPRTPEEHGVAHDNLSTRKVEFDVLSEISEASRKDPQASSYWPSHWKRVRKRYNTRACARCQPGASTPKHSSIEGSGTEQ; from the exons atgaggttgaggaaggggaCGAGGAGCCGCGCAGAGACAGAAGAGGGGTGGAACCGCGCGACGACACGATCG GCGGATTTTCAGGCCGACGGTGAATTGCGCCTCCACTGGACTGCTATCGATCAGGTGCTTGCGTTCGCTCTTCAAGCCCTGGCCGTCGAACCTCGGACTCCAGAAGAGCACGGTGTGGCACACGACAACCTATCAACTCGCAAGGTCGAATTCGACGTGTTGAGCGAGATTTCCGAAGCCTCCCGTAAAGACCCGCAGGCGTCTAGTTATTGGCCCTCCCACTGGAAACGAGTTCGGAAAAGGTACAACACACGCGCTTGCGCTCGTTGTCAACCAGGCGCATCTACACCGAAGCATTCGTCCATTGAAGGCAGCGGCACTGAGCAATAA